TGGAGCAGATCGCGGACGTTGAGGTGGTGGCGACGTTGCTTGCGGGGCAGGTGGTGTCGGGGGAGTTGTGACGGGCAGGCAGTTGGCAGTGGGCTAGGTGGTTTAAGGTCGCAGATCGTAGCGCGTCCATGTTGGCGCACGCGGGGCGGGAACGAGGCAGACGTTCGACAGGAGCGGGCGCCAGGTGAAGTCGCGGCGCGCGAGGACGGCCATGATGGCGTCGATGTGCTGTTCTTCGATGACGCCCGAGATGATGCGGATGTGCGGCGCCCAGGTATCCGGCGCGTAGGCGGGCCTGGCATCGGCGGCGAGCGGTGCGACGGCTTCGGCGACGTGTTCTTGAAACTTCAGGAGCGCCTCCGTGCGCGTCACTTCGAGCGCGATGACGACCCTCGGCCCGCGAAACACGCCGACGCGCCCGGTTTCGAATGGGAACGATTGCGTCGAGCCGGCGATGCGGGCGAGCGCTGCGTCGATGGCGTCTTCGTAGCGGTCGGCGACGTGCAGTGTGAAGTGGGGATGCGTGGCGGCGGCGAGATCTTTGCGGCCGCTGACGGCTTTGATCTCGCCTGCGGCCTCTTCGATCCGCTCGCGATGAGGTTCGTCGAGGGCGACGACGATGGATTGCATGGGGTGGAGGATAGCGTGGCGGTGGTTGGCGGCTCGCATTGGCATGGAGCAGCCGGGCTGTCGTGCTACGCGTGCGGCGCGGCGTCGTGCTGATGTTGGAGAGTGTCGCCGGGAGAGATTCTTCGCGGCGCTTCGCTTGCTCTGAATGACGGGGTGTGGGAACGTCCCGCCAGTCCGAGCGTTCGATGTCGTGATGGAATAGCCGGGGCGGCTGTTCTCCGCCTGCGGTGCGGGTGGGGCCGTGCTTGAGGTTGGAAAGTGTCGCCGCGAGGAGATTCTTCTCGGCGCTTCGCTTGCTCTGAATGACGGCAGGGGGCGGCGCGCCAGTCCGTTCGATGTCGCGACGGAACAGCCGGGGGCGGCTGTTCTCCACCTGCGGTGCGGGTGGGGCGGCGTGAGTGCGTGAGGACGGAACAGCCGGGGGCGGCTGTTCTCCACCTGCGGTGCGGGTGGGGCGTGCTTGATGTTGGAGAGTGTCGCCGCGAGGAGATTCTTCGCGGCGCTTCGCTTGCTCTGAATGACGGCAGGGGACGGCGCGCCAGGCCGAGCGTTCGATGTCGTGACGGAACAGCCGGGGGCGGCTGTTCTCCGCCTGCGGTGTGGGTGGTGCGGCGTGAGTGCGTGAGGACGGAATAGCCGGGGGCGGCTGTTCTCCGCGTGCGGTGTGGGTGGTGCGGCGTGAGTGCGTGAGGACGGAACAGCCGGGGGCGGCTGTTCTCCACCTGCGATGCGGGTGGGGGGTGATTGGCGGCTTTCCTGAGTGCGCGGGTGCTGATAGCGTTGTGAGCTATGGCTGAGGATGCGAACGGAAGCGCGCCATACACGCTGATCCGCGACCTGCCGGCGACGGACCGGCCGCGCGAGCGTCTGCGCGACTTCGGGGCGCATGCGCTCTCGGAGGCGGAGTTGCTCGCGATCTTGCTGCGCACGGGAAACGCCCGGGAGAGCGCGCTCGCGCAGGCGTCGCGGCTGCTGGCGCGCTATGGCGGCGTGTACGGACTGGTGCGGGCATCGTTCGCGGAGTTGTGCGCGGAGCATGGGCTCGGAGAGGCGAAGGCGTCTCAGATCAAGGCGTCGCTCGAACTCGGCGTTCGTGCGAGCCGAGAGCAGAACGAGCGCACGATCATCAAGTCGGCGAAGGACGTTGAAGATCTGCTGTGCACGGAGATGTCGCTGTTCGATCAGGAAGTCGTCAGGGTGCTCGTGCTCGACACGCGCAACCACGTGATCGCGACGAAGGACGTCTATCGGGGGAGCGTACACACCGCGCACATCCGCATCGCCGAGTTGCTGCGGGAGCCGATCCGGGCGAACGCATCGGCGGTGATCGTGGTACACAATCACCCGTCGGGCGACCCGACGCCTTCGGCCGCGGATATCTCAATGACGAAGATGCTGGTCGAGGCGGGCAAGCTGATGGACATTGACGTCTTCGACCACATGATCATGGCCGGTGGCAAGTCAGTCAGCCTGCGAGAGTTGGGACTGGGCTTCGCACCGTGACGGAGCGGAGGCGCGTGCGGCTCGTCGCGCTCGACCTCGACGGGACGCTGCTGACCCGTGGCAATACGGTGAGCGACGGCAACGCCGATGCTGTGCGGGAGGCCGTCGCGGCGGGCGTACACGTGGTGTTTGCGACGTCACGCTGGTACCTGCTGGCGAAGCGCACGGCCGACCTGCTCGGCGTCACGTCGCCGATCATCTGCCACAACGGCGCCATGATCCGCAGTCCTATCGATGATGCGCGGCTGCTGCAGCTTGATATTCCGGCCGATGCGGCAGTGGAGATCGCAGCGATCGCGGATGCGCAACGCTTCGAAGCGATGGTGACGGTCGACGACGTGACGTACATGATCACGAAGCGCGCCGACGTCGACCCGAAGCGGCTGCCCGGCGGCATGCAGCTCACCGATCGGCTGTCCGACCACGTGGGCGATGGGGCGGAGGGCTTTCTCGCGTTCGGGCAGGATGCCGTCGATGGCATGCGCGCGCAACTTGGCGATCGCTTCGACGGTGTGCTGAACGTAGCGTCGGGATACAGCGAGACGTTTCCGCCGTACGTGAACATCGTCCACGCGGCGGCGGACAAGGGACGCGCGCTGCATCTCGTCTGCGAGCACGTCGGCGTGCCGATCGGCGAGGCGATGGCCATCGGTGATGCGGCGCCAGACCTGGAGATGATGCGCGTGGCGGGCGTGAGCATGGCGATGGGCAACGCGCCGAATGACGTCAAGGCGCAGGTCGATGTGGTAGGTCCGAGCAACCTGGATGACGGCGTCGCGTGGGCGATCCGCGAGTTCGCGCTGGGCTGAGCCTTCGGCATTCCAGGCGCGACCTAACCCTGTGACCGAAACTGATCTCACCTGATCTTTCCGCGCGCCCGTGACGGATCCTTTACATGCCGTCTGCCATGCTCTGATCGTCGGAGGAGGCGGGGTGCCGTCTGCGGCATCGGAGCGGTTCTGGGCCGCGTTGACAGACGAGGCCAGGCGCCGAGGGCGGGATCGGAGACTTGACGTGATGCGCCGTCAGAAACCGCAGCGAGAACCGACTATGCAGATGCGGCGGCGAGAAGGCGCTCGCGATGTGCCCTCGCGGACGCCGGCCGTCGCCCCTGATGCAGTCCGAGAAGACGCCGAGATGCTGGGAATCAGAGGCTCGATCGATACGAGCGCCGTGGCGGTGCGGAACATGCACGCCGGGATGTACCGGCGGCTGCGCCGGCACATGGAACTGCACCGCAGCATTTTGACGGAGGAGGCGTGGAAGCTCCTGACGCGGGTAGCGTTCGCGCTCTACGTCGATAGCCTGGAGACGCTCGAGATGGAGCCGCTGCCGCGCGAGGCGACGGAGCCGGCGCGGAGTCTGCGGGTCCCGGCGCGGCGGCGGTAGGGATGCTGGATGCTGGATGCTGGGCCTACTCGTCGAGGGTCTTATCCGCAGATGGAGCAGATGGGGACGGATTTAGGATGGGTGGGCGGAGGTGATGCTCCGCAGCTACATTTTTCGGGGTGTTGTCGTAAGCTGCGGGTCCGCGGTTTCGGGTGAATGTCTCGGGGCCGGTTTGTCCGCAGATGGAGCAGATGGGGACAGATTGAAGGTGGAGTGGGCGGAGCTGAAGCTCCGCGGATACGTTTTTCGGGGGTGTTCGCGCTGCATCCCCTAAGGGAAGCACGTATGACGGCCGATCTTCCATGGAGGGGGTCGGCCTTTGCGCACGTTCCTGATTTCGACATTCGTGATGTTCGCGTTTGCGGGCGGGCTGGCGGCGAGCTGGTGGGCGATGAACCACTACCAGCCGGGTTCGATCGGCACGCCGGCGCATGCGGGCGCAGTCTCGAACGGGAAGCCCGAGGAGTGCACGAACGTTTCGTTCAACGTCGGGCCGCGGTCGAAGACGGAGCGGACAGTCATGCTTGAGACGGGTGAATTGCTGCGCGGCACGTTCGAGGCGAACGGCGGATTGGGGCGCGTCGATATTTTCCTGCGGGTGCGCAACCCGCAGAACGAGGAGATCCTGGCATCGCCGCGGGCAGCGACGTACGACTTCAACTTTCCGGCGCGGAATCGCGGGGAGTACGTGTTCATTTTCGACAACCGGTTTTCGCTGTTCACGTCGAAGGGCGTGGCGTTGTTCTATTGCATCGACAAGCCGGTGCGGGCGGCGCCGGTGGCGCCGTGAGGTGGGAGGCGGGAAGCGGGATGCGGGATGCGGGAAGCGGGAAGCGGGATGCGGGAAGCGGGAAGCGGGAAGCGGTTGGAGCACTGTAGCGACGCTGCCGCGACGTAAAGGCGGAGCGGATCTCGGCGTGGCGAAGCGGCTTTGGCGCTGAGCCGCGCGGGCTGAAGCCCAGCTTGATCCTTGATTGTGTGCATTGACGCGCACGGACGCAGCTAAAGCTACGTCCCTACGTTCCCGTGTTGGCGTCTTGTTGGCGAAGTCGTGGCTGTCGAGTTCCACGACGATCTCGCGAAAATGTTGTTCGCGGAATGCGGGCGGTCGATTTCCCAATGTTCCTGTGTCGAGTTCGGTCAGACGGTGATGGTCTTGAGGTCGTCGGCGACGAGGATGCCGGCGTCGAGGAGCGCTTGCGGGGTTTCGCCGCCGCCGATGTGCGTGAGGATGAATTTCGTATCGAGGCTGATGCGTTCTCGCAGTTCGAGGATGTTCTTGGGGTTGAGGTGGGGGCCGCAGTTCTCACCCCAGCATGAGCACTCGACGACGAAGACGTCG
The Dehalococcoidia bacterium DNA segment above includes these coding regions:
- a CDS encoding Cof-type HAD-IIB family hydrolase, which codes for MTERRRVRLVALDLDGTLLTRGNTVSDGNADAVREAVAAGVHVVFATSRWYLLAKRTADLLGVTSPIICHNGAMIRSPIDDARLLQLDIPADAAVEIAAIADAQRFEAMVTVDDVTYMITKRADVDPKRLPGGMQLTDRLSDHVGDGAEGFLAFGQDAVDGMRAQLGDRFDGVLNVASGYSETFPPYVNIVHAAADKGRALHLVCEHVGVPIGEAMAIGDAAPDLEMMRVAGVSMAMGNAPNDVKAQVDVVGPSNLDDGVAWAIREFALG
- a CDS encoding emp24/gp25L/p24 family protein produces the protein MRTFLISTFVMFAFAGGLAASWWAMNHYQPGSIGTPAHAGAVSNGKPEECTNVSFNVGPRSKTERTVMLETGELLRGTFEANGGLGRVDIFLRVRNPQNEEILASPRAATYDFNFPARNRGEYVFIFDNRFSLFTSKGVALFYCIDKPVRAAPVAP
- a CDS encoding 2'-5' RNA ligase family protein; the protein is MQSIVVALDEPHRERIEEAAGEIKAVSGRKDLAAATHPHFTLHVADRYEDAIDAALARIAGSTQSFPFETGRVGVFRGPRVVIALEVTRTEALLKFQEHVAEAVAPLAADARPAYAPDTWAPHIRIISGVIEEQHIDAIMAVLARRDFTWRPLLSNVCLVPAPRAPTWTRYDLRP
- the radC gene encoding DNA repair protein RadC: MAEDANGSAPYTLIRDLPATDRPRERLRDFGAHALSEAELLAILLRTGNARESALAQASRLLARYGGVYGLVRASFAELCAEHGLGEAKASQIKASLELGVRASREQNERTIIKSAKDVEDLLCTEMSLFDQEVVRVLVLDTRNHVIATKDVYRGSVHTAHIRIAELLREPIRANASAVIVVHNHPSGDPTPSAADISMTKMLVEAGKLMDIDVFDHMIMAGGKSVSLRELGLGFAP